One genomic segment of Suttonella sp. R2A3 includes these proteins:
- a CDS encoding translocation/assembly module TamB domain-containing protein, which translates to MRGLWRGLWRITKWLLITILCLLIVLFAAVFYLTGTEHGYRQIPKLVNTFTSYRIDYESLSGTFWSEQSWRKLKVSGPALDLQAEELSLDNATALFAKKVGIASATFRDATINLHPQEKPQEEQKEGGIPESLPDLRLPVDIVFHNIGLARVSITQDDVPMLEIHEANVDGAWLDGQLELTGDVDTDRAVGDLSVAIQTYADYPLDINLDAGLVNDEGAQYQNVVLRGEGSALKPNLTIKASGDASLDASLTGVIDLAARQLDARLDWQEFSAAEGAVASPSGVLTLGGAFDDLAIVLDSELSGAGVPTTQLRAQANLGADKLHNIDVLAKLLDGEVRLQGEAGFAEQPNWQGELAISGINASKYDEALDGTINGRLTTQGEMTSDGLHADVLVESLDGQWQGQPVSGQGLLAWRGERLNAEDFQLIFAGNSLRANGGLGGSDDTLNLDIEAKHLDAVVAELSGDVSGDIALSGALDNPQVKGAIDWRDIAYQGAYQSEQGKLTLDGVLNALNIQAALVASGKDLPRSDINASVLYTPEQVRDVDVTLKAGDGSAHISGAVDLTPQIAWDAEITTDHFDPGLFLEGYSGKVDAKIVSKGNVSALGGVNAIAEIKSLDGQWFGEALSGGGTVTIEDNNLRLDGLALGIGNNKLSLGGAFDGEKLDFDVDVDGQNLATLYAPLAGTFSAKGHIGGTKSQPQAKLDVSAKNIAYQDYRVRALEGTVDTSLERDGAFDNVIKIDGLDLVGQRWETVRLTTQGIYQDHALKFSTSGGEVNVDMNAEGGLKGLDAWAGKLNALTIKGEGLDWKLTKPADVTLSPKAVALNPFCLSDPHSNLCLDIAYAEQATINYDIAKLSPKSFAYWLPDMISLGTEASGKGTINIDQAGAINGTANIALSPGQIRISPQDGAPITLHLQEAQAKAVFSGSEANVGMALSFRDAGEFILDGKVNNFSDPSIAGRLQMDVPDVGKFKYLVPQVSELQGRVQGDLRFSGKASDPAIGGQIILDDGRVVIPEYSTELNDIRLELSARQSGQIDILGNVGTPEGALDINGALNLSPLTLNMNLSGDRLLLADAETMRVVASPKFDVVIDPDTGITLNGDVLIPEAKISIPDTSSGRSLSEDVVIVGEDKQNAQEKLEETQTPFNAKIGLQLGDNVYFKNKDVDIRLLGGINITMLPSQPITARGTISIASGEYKLYGQELNIERGDVVFSGGNIANPYINFLALREVEDVNVGAEVKGSVDTLQLTLTSTPIMPDSAILSYLLFGRSPDSGTDANALLQAAGNYAVGGLVSDEITESTGLDVFDLGISGLEAGKYLGEDIYVGMQSDFFNAVTEFIARYQFTDRLKAEASTSGDVQAIDFIYEFETD; encoded by the coding sequence ATGCGTGGTTTATGGCGTGGCTTGTGGCGGATCACAAAATGGTTGCTGATAACCATCCTCTGCTTATTGATCGTGCTATTTGCGGCAGTGTTTTATCTGACCGGCACAGAGCATGGCTATCGCCAAATCCCCAAGCTGGTGAATACATTCACCAGTTATCGAATTGATTATGAATCATTAAGCGGTACATTTTGGTCTGAGCAAAGCTGGCGAAAGCTTAAGGTCAGCGGCCCAGCATTAGATTTACAAGCCGAAGAGCTGAGCTTAGATAATGCAACCGCGTTGTTTGCAAAAAAAGTGGGGATTGCGAGCGCGACGTTTCGTGATGCCACTATCAACTTACACCCGCAGGAAAAACCCCAAGAAGAGCAAAAAGAAGGGGGCATTCCCGAATCGTTACCCGATTTACGCCTACCGGTTGATATCGTCTTCCATAATATCGGTTTAGCACGTGTCAGCATCACTCAAGATGACGTGCCGATGCTTGAGATTCATGAAGCAAATGTAGATGGTGCGTGGCTTGATGGACAACTCGAGCTCACTGGTGATGTGGATACTGATCGTGCGGTGGGCGATCTGTCTGTCGCGATACAAACGTATGCCGATTATCCATTGGATATTAATCTTGATGCCGGGTTGGTTAATGACGAAGGTGCGCAGTATCAAAACGTTGTGCTGCGCGGTGAAGGCAGCGCGCTTAAGCCGAATTTAACGATTAAAGCCAGCGGTGATGCGAGCTTAGATGCTTCGTTAACCGGGGTGATTGATTTAGCGGCGCGTCAATTAGATGCGCGCCTTGATTGGCAGGAATTCAGCGCCGCAGAAGGCGCGGTTGCGAGCCCTTCCGGAGTGTTAACCTTGGGTGGGGCGTTTGATGATTTAGCGATTGTTTTAGATAGTGAATTATCGGGGGCGGGCGTACCGACCACTCAGCTTCGCGCACAAGCCAATCTTGGCGCAGACAAACTGCATAATATTGATGTGCTCGCTAAGTTACTCGATGGCGAAGTGCGGCTCCAAGGTGAGGCAGGTTTTGCTGAGCAGCCAAACTGGCAAGGCGAGCTAGCGATTAGCGGGATTAACGCCAGTAAATACGATGAAGCCCTTGATGGCACGATTAACGGTCGTTTGACCACCCAAGGTGAGATGACCAGCGATGGTTTGCATGCGGATGTTTTGGTTGAATCGCTTGATGGGCAGTGGCAGGGGCAACCGGTAAGCGGTCAGGGGCTGCTTGCGTGGCGTGGTGAGCGTTTAAACGCTGAAGATTTTCAACTTATCTTTGCCGGTAATAGCTTACGTGCAAATGGTGGCTTAGGGGGCAGCGACGATACGCTCAATCTAGATATCGAGGCCAAGCATTTGGATGCCGTGGTGGCGGAATTATCTGGGGATGTAAGTGGAGATATTGCGCTGAGCGGTGCGCTTGATAATCCACAAGTTAAAGGGGCGATCGATTGGCGCGATATTGCTTATCAGGGTGCGTATCAATCAGAACAAGGCAAGCTCACCCTTGATGGTGTGCTCAATGCGCTCAATATTCAAGCTGCATTGGTCGCTAGCGGCAAAGATTTACCGCGTAGTGATATTAACGCATCAGTACTCTATACCCCAGAGCAAGTGCGTGATGTTGATGTTACGCTTAAAGCTGGTGATGGTTCGGCGCATATTAGTGGGGCGGTTGATTTAACCCCGCAGATTGCTTGGGACGCAGAAATCACCACCGACCATTTTGATCCTGGGCTGTTCCTTGAAGGCTATAGCGGCAAAGTTGATGCCAAGATCGTTAGTAAAGGAAATGTCAGCGCGCTTGGCGGGGTTAATGCGATTGCTGAAATTAAATCGCTTGATGGCCAGTGGTTTGGCGAAGCGTTAAGCGGCGGCGGCACGGTTACTATTGAAGATAATAATCTCCGTTTAGACGGTTTAGCGCTTGGTATCGGAAACAACAAATTAAGCTTGGGTGGCGCCTTTGATGGCGAAAAGCTCGATTTTGATGTGGACGTTGATGGGCAAAATTTGGCCACGCTTTATGCACCACTTGCAGGTACGTTTAGCGCGAAAGGCCATATTGGCGGCACAAAAAGCCAACCACAGGCCAAACTCGATGTGTCGGCTAAAAATATCGCCTATCAAGATTATCGTGTGCGAGCGCTTGAAGGCACGGTCGATACATCGTTAGAGCGTGATGGCGCGTTTGATAATGTGATTAAGATTGATGGCCTAGATTTGGTAGGACAGCGTTGGGAAACGGTCCGCCTAACCACGCAAGGGATTTACCAGGACCACGCGCTTAAATTTAGCACCAGCGGTGGCGAAGTTAATGTGGATATGAACGCTGAAGGTGGCCTGAAAGGGCTTGATGCGTGGGCAGGTAAACTCAATGCGCTCACAATCAAAGGCGAAGGGCTCGACTGGAAACTCACCAAACCAGCCGATGTAACGCTGTCACCCAAAGCGGTCGCGCTCAATCCGTTTTGTTTGAGCGATCCACATTCGAATTTATGCTTAGATATCGCCTATGCTGAGCAGGCGACAATCAACTACGACATCGCCAAACTATCGCCGAAAAGCTTTGCGTATTGGTTGCCGGATATGATCTCGCTCGGCACAGAGGCAAGCGGTAAAGGCACGATCAATATCGATCAGGCAGGCGCCATTAACGGAACAGCGAATATCGCGCTCTCACCGGGTCAGATTCGTATTAGCCCACAAGATGGTGCACCGATCACCTTGCATCTGCAAGAAGCCCAGGCAAAAGCGGTATTTTCAGGCTCTGAAGCGAATGTTGGCATGGCTTTGTCGTTTAGAGATGCGGGAGAATTTATCCTTGATGGTAAGGTGAATAACTTCAGCGATCCGAGTATCGCTGGGCGCTTGCAAATGGATGTGCCAGATGTTGGTAAGTTTAAATACCTCGTGCCACAAGTCAGCGAATTACAAGGTCGTGTTCAGGGCGATCTGCGGTTTTCTGGTAAAGCTAGCGATCCGGCAATCGGTGGACAGATTATTTTGGATGATGGTCGTGTGGTTATCCCAGAATACTCCACCGAGCTTAATGACATTCGCTTGGAATTATCGGCCAGGCAAAGCGGACAGATTGATATCTTAGGTAATGTTGGTACACCAGAAGGGGCGCTTGATATCAATGGGGCGTTGAATTTATCTCCTTTGACGCTCAATATGAACCTAAGCGGCGATCGCTTACTGCTTGCGGATGCTGAGACAATGCGAGTGGTGGCATCCCCAAAGTTTGATGTGGTCATCGACCCTGATACAGGGATCACGCTTAATGGGGATGTGCTGATTCCTGAGGCCAAGATTTCGATTCCTGATACTTCATCAGGTCGCAGCCTTTCTGAGGATGTGGTGATCGTTGGTGAGGATAAACAAAATGCCCAGGAAAAGCTTGAAGAAACGCAAACGCCGTTTAACGCCAAAATTGGTTTGCAGCTTGGCGATAATGTGTATTTTAAAAATAAAGATGTTGATATTCGGTTGCTTGGCGGCATTAATATCACCATGTTGCCCAGCCAGCCCATCACTGCACGTGGCACAATCTCGATCGCCAGCGGGGAATATAAACTCTACGGTCAGGAGCTCAATATTGAGCGTGGGGATGTGGTTTTTTCCGGGGGGAATATCGCCAATCCCTACATCAATTTCCTAGCGCTGCGTGAAGTGGAAGATGTGAATGTTGGGGCTGAGGTTAAAGGCAGCGTGGATACTTTGCAGCTGACCCTTACCTCGACGCCGATTATGCCTGATTCAGCAATTTTATCGTATTTATTATTTGGACGATCGCCTGATAGCGGCACCGATGCTAACGCCTTACTACAAGCGGCAGGAAACTACGCCGTGGGTGGCTTGGTGTCTGATGAGATTACCGAAAGCACAGGCTTGGATGTGTTTGATCTCGGTATCAGCGGTTTAGAAGCCGGTAAATATCTCGGTGAAGATATTTATGTCGGTATGCAAAGCGATTTCTTTAATGCAGTCACCGAGTTTATTGCCCGCTACCAATTCACTGATCGCTTAAAAGCTGAAGCGAGCACCAGTGGCGATGTGCAGGCAATCGATTTCATCTATGAATTTGAAACGGATTGA
- the htpX gene encoding protease HtpX, which produces MKATFLLVATNLGVMAVLAVIFELFGINQALAQQGSSSWSFLAFACIYGFAGSFISLMLSKGMAKKQMRVQLIENPSNDTERWLVETVRRQAEKAGVGMPEVGIFQQPSPNAFATGANKNKALVAVSTGLLQHMNADEVEAVLGHEMAHVSNGDMVTSALIQGTINSFVIVFAQIIASMLSRGSNGRSSRAGYFATYMVLQMVLGFLGSMIVMWHSRHREFKADAGGAHFAGKHKMIAALEALQRAQQQGAEGAMAKDFKAFGIVPMNGLFATHPPLEKRIAALKSL; this is translated from the coding sequence ATGAAGGCAACATTTTTATTGGTGGCAACAAACCTTGGCGTGATGGCCGTGCTGGCGGTGATTTTTGAGCTGTTTGGTATCAACCAAGCCTTGGCACAGCAAGGCTCGAGTAGCTGGAGCTTTTTGGCTTTTGCCTGCATTTATGGCTTTGCGGGTTCGTTTATTTCCTTGATGCTCTCTAAAGGCATGGCCAAAAAACAAATGCGTGTGCAGCTGATTGAAAACCCGAGTAATGATACTGAGCGTTGGTTAGTTGAAACCGTACGTCGCCAAGCTGAAAAAGCTGGTGTGGGTATGCCGGAAGTGGGTATTTTTCAGCAACCATCTCCGAATGCCTTTGCCACTGGTGCGAATAAAAATAAAGCGTTAGTCGCTGTGAGTACCGGTTTATTGCAGCATATGAATGCTGATGAAGTGGAGGCTGTGCTCGGGCATGAAATGGCGCACGTGAGTAATGGTGATATGGTGACTTCAGCGCTGATTCAAGGCACAATTAACAGCTTTGTGATTGTTTTTGCGCAAATTATTGCCTCGATGCTGAGTCGTGGTAGCAATGGTCGTAGTAGTAGAGCGGGCTATTTTGCCACCTATATGGTGCTACAAATGGTGCTGGGCTTTTTAGGCTCGATGATTGTGATGTGGCATTCACGCCATCGCGAGTTTAAAGCCGATGCTGGTGGCGCGCATTTTGCGGGTAAGCATAAAATGATTGCCGCATTAGAAGCCTTGCAACGTGCGCAACAGCAGGGCGCAGAAGGGGCAATGGCAAAGGATTTCAAAGCGTTTGGTATTGTGCCGATGAATGGTCTATTCGCCACCCATCCACCGTTAGAAAAACGCATTGCGGCGCTTAAATCGCTATAA
- a CDS encoding alpha/beta hydrolase, whose product MHIILSHGRGSSANAKKMVYLARSAEQLGHTTHRVNDSDTQDPDERLKRLIHLVEPLEEPIVLLGSSMGGYTSILAAKHCQQLKGVFLIAPALFVPRYTNQRYPLDLDAPISIVHGWDDEVILYEHSVRYARQTNASLHLIAGDHMLHDAMPTLSTLFTQFLQDIEKD is encoded by the coding sequence ATGCATATCATTCTTTCTCACGGTCGCGGCAGCTCAGCAAACGCGAAAAAAATGGTTTACTTAGCACGCAGTGCTGAGCAATTAGGCCATACCACGCATCGCGTGAATGATAGCGACACCCAAGACCCTGATGAACGTTTAAAGCGCTTAATCCACTTGGTTGAGCCCTTAGAAGAACCGATCGTATTACTTGGCTCATCGATGGGCGGTTATACCTCAATCCTTGCGGCTAAGCATTGTCAACAGCTTAAAGGGGTATTTTTGATTGCCCCGGCGCTCTTTGTGCCGCGTTATACAAACCAACGCTACCCGCTCGATTTAGATGCACCGATCAGTATTGTGCATGGTTGGGATGATGAAGTGATTTTATACGAACATTCAGTGCGCTATGCGCGCCAAACTAACGCCAGCTTGCATCTCATTGCTGGCGATCATATGCTCCATGATGCGATGCCTACGTTATCCACGCTATTCACGCAATTCTTACAAGACATCGAGAAAGATTGA
- the mgtE gene encoding magnesium transporter: MSHNSPKQILNHIHELLERHDLENKVSARQAEAKNMPVIEHLLERRHNQEIRRYVSQLHYADIADLLESLPLDERRLIWHMVSGEIDGRVLLEISPAARDSLIAELDEAEVVQIATQLDSDELADITPLLDDDTVDEIIEALDEQAREEYDKARHYPENQIGALMDFNLLKVREDVSCKVVFRYLRRFKELPDQADKIFIVDDYNTLLGALSIRRLLTSKPKAMVRDLYNRETVTFHAHDNVEEVANAFERYDLITAAVVDEHHRLIGRITIDEMVDVLRSAGDADMLGMAGVSVMEDLFSPVVDAFKSRWLWLVINLCTAFFASRVIGVFEGSIEKIVALASLMPIVAGIGGNAGNQTITMIVRAMAQTVFSWAQIRELLMKEISVALINGVIWGSLLAVITYFLYDNPMLSFVMLLAMTLNLSLAAIMGVMIPSIMQKTGRDPALGSSVLITACTDSGGFFIFLGLASLMLL, from the coding sequence GTGAGTCACAATAGTCCCAAGCAGATTCTCAATCATATTCATGAATTGCTCGAGCGCCACGATTTAGAAAATAAGGTGTCAGCGCGCCAAGCCGAGGCAAAAAATATGCCGGTGATTGAGCACTTGCTTGAGCGTCGGCACAACCAGGAAATCCGTCGCTATGTGTCACAATTGCACTACGCGGATATCGCGGATTTACTCGAATCATTGCCGCTCGATGAGCGCCGTTTGATTTGGCATATGGTCAGCGGCGAGATTGATGGTCGTGTGCTGTTAGAGATTTCTCCAGCTGCAAGAGATAGCTTGATCGCGGAATTAGATGAGGCGGAAGTGGTGCAAATCGCCACCCAGCTTGATTCTGATGAGTTGGCAGATATCACGCCACTTCTGGATGACGACACAGTTGATGAAATCATCGAGGCACTCGATGAACAGGCGCGTGAAGAATATGACAAGGCGCGCCACTATCCGGAAAATCAAATCGGCGCGCTAATGGATTTTAATCTGTTGAAAGTGCGCGAAGACGTGTCGTGTAAAGTCGTGTTTCGTTATTTACGCCGTTTTAAAGAATTGCCAGATCAGGCAGATAAAATCTTTATCGTTGATGATTACAATACGCTACTCGGCGCACTATCGATTCGCCGCTTGCTGACCAGCAAACCCAAAGCAATGGTGCGTGATTTATACAACCGCGAAACAGTTACCTTTCACGCGCATGATAACGTTGAAGAAGTCGCGAATGCGTTTGAGCGCTATGACTTAATCACCGCCGCAGTGGTTGATGAACATCATCGCCTGATCGGGCGAATTACCATCGATGAAATGGTTGATGTATTGCGTAGTGCCGGTGATGCCGATATGCTCGGTATGGCCGGGGTGAGCGTGATGGAAGACTTGTTCTCACCAGTCGTTGATGCGTTTAAATCGCGTTGGTTGTGGTTGGTGATCAACCTCTGTACGGCATTTTTTGCTTCACGCGTAATCGGGGTGTTTGAAGGCTCGATTGAGAAAATCGTTGCGCTCGCTTCATTGATGCCGATTGTCGCTGGGATTGGCGGCAATGCGGGGAATCAAACCATCACCATGATTGTGCGTGCGATGGCGCAAACCGTCTTTAGTTGGGCGCAAATCCGCGAACTACTGATGAAAGAGATTAGCGTCGCCTTAATTAATGGGGTTATTTGGGGCAGCTTACTCGCGGTGATTACCTATTTCTTATACGATAACCCGATGCTTTCTTTCGTCATGCTGTTAGCCATGACGCTGAACTTATCGTTAGCGGCGATCATGGGGGTGATGATCCCTTCAATCATGCAGAAAACCGGCCGCGACCCGGCGCTAGGTTCTAGTGTATTAATCACCGCGTGTACCGATTCTGGCGGCTTTTTTATCTTTCTAGGGCTAGCGAGTTTGATGCTGCTTTAA
- a CDS encoding rhodanese-like domain-containing protein, with product MIYPHSIDQAKSDGFCIVDIRNKEESALRPLPQADVIIAMGELLEQPAEHLNPETPYLLVCAAGGRTRYAAALLSQQGYDNIWAFPSTW from the coding sequence ATGATTTACCCACACAGTATTGATCAAGCAAAAAGCGACGGTTTTTGTATCGTGGATATCCGCAATAAAGAAGAATCTGCGCTACGTCCATTACCTCAAGCCGATGTGATTATTGCTATGGGTGAACTATTAGAGCAACCGGCAGAACATCTCAACCCAGAAACACCCTATTTACTCGTTTGCGCAGCCGGTGGTCGTACACGTTATGCAGCTGCCCTACTCAGCCAACAAGGCTATGACAACATATGGGCATTTCCCAGCACTTGGTAA
- the dctP gene encoding TRAP transporter substrate-binding protein DctP, whose amino-acid sequence MMRKQTLLLAMAAGLASSAVLAEQTINLSYNGAADAQKNAVHAFAENLQQLVEEKTNGEITLKLYPNSMLGEEEARMEQTMTGPNLNIASFAGISPLVPEIYVSATPFMFADFAEARAFFDQGSYWQMVKDALKERAGVEMLAVVEEGGFLAFTNNERPIHEPKDFEGLRFRAMDPSQVALYEAFGASGTPIPWTEVYMALKTSVADGQMNPPMYIIMGSLYEVQKYLTLANIQYSDQFLVGNAAMLDSWDDATRQAFDEAVAEANEQARAANEAQVEERIAYLAEQGMEVIRPTDEQLEAFRKTASPAYQDWLQEQDIAQSYLDAAQADVAK is encoded by the coding sequence ATGATGAGAAAGCAAACATTGTTATTAGCAATGGCCGCAGGGTTAGCAAGTTCAGCGGTCTTGGCAGAACAAACCATCAATTTATCGTATAACGGCGCAGCGGATGCACAGAAGAACGCCGTACACGCGTTTGCTGAGAATTTGCAGCAGTTAGTGGAAGAAAAAACCAATGGGGAAATCACACTCAAGCTTTATCCCAATTCCATGTTAGGCGAAGAAGAGGCTCGCATGGAGCAAACCATGACGGGTCCAAATCTTAATATCGCTTCATTTGCCGGTATCTCGCCTTTAGTTCCAGAAATCTATGTCAGTGCCACGCCATTTATGTTTGCTGACTTTGCTGAAGCGCGCGCATTTTTTGATCAAGGCAGCTATTGGCAGATGGTTAAAGATGCACTGAAAGAACGTGCTGGCGTTGAGATGTTAGCTGTTGTAGAAGAAGGTGGTTTTTTAGCCTTTACCAATAATGAACGCCCAATTCATGAGCCAAAAGATTTTGAAGGATTACGTTTCCGCGCAATGGATCCAAGCCAAGTCGCTTTATATGAAGCCTTTGGTGCATCTGGTACGCCTATCCCTTGGACCGAAGTCTATATGGCATTAAAAACCAGCGTGGCTGATGGGCAAATGAACCCACCAATGTATATCATTATGGGTAGTTTATACGAAGTTCAGAAGTATCTGACTTTGGCAAATATTCAATATTCCGATCAGTTTCTTGTAGGTAATGCCGCAATGTTAGATAGTTGGGATGATGCGACACGCCAGGCATTTGACGAAGCCGTTGCTGAGGCAAACGAACAGGCTCGAGCAGCTAATGAAGCGCAAGTGGAAGAACGCATTGCCTACTTGGCAGAACAAGGAATGGAAGTGATTCGTCCAACGGATGAACAACTTGAAGCTTTCCGTAAAACCGCGAGCCCTGCTTATCAAGACTGGTTACAAGAACAAGATATTGCACAAAGCTATTTGGATGCAGCTCAGGCAGATGTTGCGAAATAG
- a CDS encoding TRAP transporter small permease, with protein MSISIAACLVIINVLVVMYGVTTRYLLGGAPIWTDELSRYSMIATAMLAGGGTWVYGRHMRVALAERFLPVHVVRWVVYYQWLLSLSFAVIGTYMTWRYALSVSMFTSQGLGISRSIPMLSMPLGFGLLSLAIVVHGPSPLPRQVVQ; from the coding sequence TTGAGTATTAGCATTGCTGCTTGCTTGGTGATTATCAATGTTTTGGTGGTTATGTATGGCGTAACGACGCGATATCTACTGGGTGGCGCGCCTATTTGGACCGATGAACTGTCTCGCTACAGCATGATAGCTACGGCGATGCTCGCCGGTGGTGGTACATGGGTTTATGGCAGGCATATGCGTGTGGCGTTGGCTGAGCGATTTCTGCCCGTACACGTTGTCCGTTGGGTTGTGTATTATCAGTGGCTGCTCAGCTTAAGCTTTGCGGTGATTGGTACGTATATGACCTGGCGCTATGCTTTGTCAGTATCTATGTTTACTTCTCAAGGATTAGGGATTAGTCGTAGTATTCCGATGCTCAGCATGCCATTAGGGTTTGGTTTGCTTAGTCTTGCTATAGTCGTTCATGGACCATCGCCATTACCACGGCAGGTGGTGCAATAA
- a CDS encoding M15 family metallopeptidase → MSQTLSIPPFIDPDWAKVHSIPIYDDGSRLERIPEKAYWLIEPVYAYYEIEGAIGQCYLRPSVIERLERAARTIERAGLLMQILDGWRPPRVQQALYQSLYDSYQQQYPDEGEAQWHKRTQYFVSLPSEQLHKPSPHLTGGSVDVTLCSAEGEPLDMGSEFDEASERSYSDAYEHQAGDIRKRRRLLYQAMIEAGFTNLSSEWWHYDYGNQSWAYHRGETNAHYGLIYLD, encoded by the coding sequence ATGTCGCAAACTCTATCTATTCCTCCATTTATTGATCCTGATTGGGCAAAAGTTCATAGCATACCGATTTATGATGATGGCAGTCGGCTCGAGCGTATTCCCGAAAAAGCGTACTGGTTGATTGAGCCTGTTTATGCTTATTATGAGATTGAAGGTGCAATAGGACAATGTTATCTACGACCTTCAGTCATCGAACGTCTTGAGCGTGCGGCGCGTACTATTGAACGCGCAGGGTTACTCATGCAAATCCTGGATGGTTGGCGTCCACCGAGAGTGCAACAGGCGCTTTATCAATCGTTATATGATAGTTATCAGCAGCAATATCCGGATGAGGGTGAAGCTCAATGGCATAAGCGTACACAATATTTTGTCTCGCTTCCTTCTGAGCAATTGCATAAGCCTAGTCCGCATCTCACCGGTGGTTCGGTGGATGTTACCTTATGTAGTGCTGAAGGTGAGCCGCTAGATATGGGTAGTGAGTTTGATGAGGCAAGTGAGCGGTCTTATAGTGACGCTTATGAGCACCAGGCAGGGGACATACGTAAGCGCCGTCGATTACTTTATCAAGCAATGATAGAGGCAGGGTTCACCAATCTTTCCAGCGAATGGTGGCATTATGATTATGGTAACCAGTCATGGGCCTATCATCGTGGGGAAACCAATGCACATTATGGCCTGATTTATTTGGATTAA
- the dnaJ gene encoding molecular chaperone DnaJ, with translation MAEKDLYKILGVEKNASADEIKKAYRKMAAKHHPDRNPGDDTAEQRFKDVKKAYDILSDEQKRATYDRFGFDAANGNGQGGFGGAGGFGGGNFSDIFGDVFGDIFGGGRQGGQRANRGRDLAYELDLSLEEAITGCEKQIRIPTQVGCKKCSGSGAAENSKKRSCPTCQGAGQVRMQQGFFSIAQTCPNCKGKGDIIENPCDNCQGSGRVREQKTLTVSIPAGVDSGDRIRLSGEGEAGENGAQSGDLFVEVRVRKHPIFVREGDDLHCSMPISFVTACLGGELEVPTLAGRVKLSIPAETQTGRVFRLKGKGVKSVRSRSEGDLYCTVNIETPVKLSSEQKALLEQFAETINEGGNRHAPKEKGFFDNVKSFFDNL, from the coding sequence ATGGCAGAAAAAGACTTATACAAAATTCTTGGCGTCGAGAAAAACGCCTCAGCTGACGAGATCAAAAAAGCGTATCGTAAAATGGCTGCGAAGCATCACCCCGATCGCAACCCTGGCGACGATACTGCTGAGCAACGTTTTAAAGACGTGAAAAAAGCCTACGATATTTTGTCTGATGAACAAAAGCGTGCCACTTACGACCGCTTTGGCTTTGACGCCGCTAACGGTAATGGTCAAGGCGGGTTTGGTGGCGCTGGCGGCTTTGGTGGCGGCAATTTCAGCGACATCTTTGGTGATGTATTCGGCGATATTTTTGGTGGCGGACGTCAAGGTGGTCAACGTGCCAACCGTGGTCGTGACTTAGCTTATGAACTCGATTTATCACTCGAAGAAGCGATCACTGGCTGCGAAAAACAGATCCGCATCCCAACCCAAGTAGGCTGTAAGAAATGTAGCGGTAGCGGCGCTGCTGAGAACTCGAAGAAACGCTCCTGCCCGACCTGTCAGGGTGCCGGTCAAGTACGCATGCAACAAGGCTTTTTCTCTATCGCACAAACCTGCCCGAACTGTAAAGGCAAAGGCGATATCATCGAGAATCCTTGTGATAACTGTCAAGGTAGCGGACGCGTTCGTGAGCAGAAAACGCTCACCGTCAGCATCCCTGCAGGGGTTGATAGCGGCGACCGCATTCGTTTGTCTGGTGAAGGCGAAGCCGGTGAGAACGGCGCACAATCTGGCGATTTATTCGTTGAAGTTCGTGTACGTAAGCACCCAATTTTTGTCCGTGAAGGCGATGATTTACACTGCTCGATGCCAATTAGCTTTGTCACAGCGTGTTTAGGCGGTGAGCTTGAAGTGCCGACCTTAGCTGGACGCGTGAAACTCAGCATTCCAGCGGAAACACAAACCGGACGCGTATTCCGTTTGAAAGGTAAAGGCGTTAAATCGGTGCGCAGTCGCAGCGAAGGCGATTTATATTGTACGGTCAATATCGAAACGCCAGTGAAGCTCTCTAGCGAACAAAAAGCGCTACTTGAGCAATTCGCGGAAACGATTAACGAAGGCGGCAACCGCCACGCCCCCAAAGAAAAAGGCTTCTTCGATAACGTAAAAAGCTTTTTTGATAACCTGTAA